A genomic region of Miscanthus floridulus cultivar M001 chromosome 3, ASM1932011v1, whole genome shotgun sequence contains the following coding sequences:
- the LOC136542130 gene encoding putative pentatricopeptide repeat-containing protein At1g53330 — MLFTSAAFAVDGLRVQLYITALSTNTLTRVPHRNAAMAGNKFSSYHLAAALRRELDPAAALRLFLSPTASATSFRYSLRCYDLIISRLAAARLFPAMESILSRLASSSSSSSGPRPREQLLCRVISAYGRARLPAAARRAFTHPAFPGPRTARALNTLLHALLACRAPLRDLLAVCRDAGVPPDACTYNILMRAAAASGSLDHARHLFDEMLRRGIAPTVVTFGTLVAALCDAGLLEDAFEMKEVMVTQYDVLPNVYVYTSLMKGLCEKGDVDAAVRLKEEMAGKADLVLDSAVYATLVRALFRVGRKGAVVGLLEEMKGKGIVADRVVYNAMLAGFCEDERDFGAAFAVLDDMQKNGCKADAVSYNTLVAGFCKLGRWRDASELVEDMPRQGCHPDVVTYRMLFDGMCAAGVFLEANQVLDEMVFKGFAPSKDGAQKFVQGIEKEGDVVLLESALCRLAKVNALVSSGWEKAVSGVLNDPTELRLEKQLDSLRIA, encoded by the coding sequence ATGCTCTTTACATCAGCTGCATTTGCTGTGGATGGCCTGCGTGTACAATTGTACATCACTGCGTTGTCCACTAACACACTAACACGTGTTCCCCACCGGAACGCTGCCATGGCGGGCAACAAGTTCTCGTCGTACCACCTCGCCGCGGCGCTCCGCCGCGAGCTGGACCCCGCCGCCGCGCTCCGCCTCTTCCTCAGCCCTACTGCCTCCGCGACGTCGTTCCGCTACTCCCTCCGCTGCTACGACCTCATTATCTCCAGGCTCGCCGCCGCGCGCCTCTTCCCGGCCATGGAGTCCATCCTCTCCCgcctcgcctcctcctcctcctcctcctcgggtcCCCGGCCCCGCGAGCAGCTCCTCTGCCGCGTCATCTCCGCCTACGGCCGCGCCCgcctccccgccgccgcgcgccgcgccttCACGCACCCGGCCTTCCCCGGGCCCCGCACCGCCAGGGCCCTCAACACCCTCCTCCACGCCCTGCTCGCCTGCCGCGCCCCTCTCCGCGACCTCCTTGCCGTCTGCCGTGACGCTGGGGTCCCGCCGGACGCGTGCACCTATAACATTCTCATGCGAGCGGCGGCCGCGTCCGGCTCCCTCGACCACGCGCGCCACCTGTTCGACGAAATGCTGCGACGGGGCATCGCGCCCACTGTAGTCACGTTCGGCACCCTTGTCGCCGCGCTGTGCGATGCTGGCCTACTGGAAGACGCGTTCGAGATGAAGGAAGTGATGGTCACGCAGTACGACGTGTTGCCGAATGTTTATGTGTATACAAGTCTGATGAAGGGGCTCTGTGAGAAAGGGGATGTGGATGCCGCGGTGAGACTCAAGGAAGAGATGGCagggaaggcagatcttgtgctGGATTCTGCTGTATATGCGACGCTTGTGCGGGCGTTGTTCCGGGTAGGACGGAAAGGTGCGGTTGTTGGattgctggaggagatgaaggggaAAGGGATTGTGGCTGATAGGGTGGTGTACAATGCGATGCTTGCAGGCTTTTGTGAGGATGAGAGGGATTTTGGTGCTGCATTTGCAGTGCTTGACGACATGCAGAAGAATGGGTGCAAGGCGGATGCAGTGAGCTATAACACATTGGTTGCAGGGTTTTGCAAGTTGGGCCGGTGGCGGGATGCGAGTGAATTGGTTGAGGATATGCCAAGGCAGGGGTGCCATCCAGATGTGGTGACCTACAGAATGCTCTTTGATGGGATGTGTGCTGCTGGGGTGTTTCTTGAAGCAAACCAGGTTTTGGATGAGATGGTTTTCAAGGGTTTTGCGCCAAGCAAGGATGGTGCACAGAAGTTTGTCCAGGGGATTGAGAAGGAAGGAGATGTGGTATTGCTAGAGTCAGCGTTGTGCCGACTAGCGAAGGTGAATGCTTTGGTGTCAAGTGGATGGGAGAAAGCTGTAAGTGGTGTGCTGAATGATCCCACAGAGTTGAGGCTAGAGAAGCAGCTTGATTCTTTAAGAATTGCTTGA